The ANME-2 cluster archaeon genome has a window encoding:
- the cas4 gene encoding CRISPR-associated protein Cas4, which yields MSPLVKITGVRINYYHICHTKLWLFSHNITFEHEHENVKIGKLLHEDRYSKSKKDVTIDNTISIDFVKQRGGKIELHEIKKTKKMEDAHLRQMLYYLYYLKQKGIDAQGIMNYPLLNQTRDVILTQEDEKNIEDDIRRIEEIVTGRMPHPKRKRICPKCAYFEFCFCGEGGE from the coding sequence ATCTCCCCATTGGTGAAAATAACCGGCGTCAGAATCAACTACTACCACATCTGCCACACCAAGCTCTGGCTCTTTTCCCACAACATCACCTTTGAGCATGAACACGAAAACGTCAAGATCGGCAAATTACTCCACGAAGACCGGTATAGCAAGTCCAAAAAAGACGTCACAATTGACAACACGATCAGTATCGATTTTGTGAAACAGCGTGGAGGCAAGATTGAACTCCACGAGATCAAAAAGACTAAAAAAATGGAGGATGCACACCTGCGCCAGATGCTCTACTACCTCTATTATCTCAAACAGAAAGGAATAGACGCGCAGGGCATTATGAACTATCCCTTACTGAACCAGACCAGGGATGTGATACTAACACAGGAGGACGAAAAGAACATCGAAGATGACATCCGCCGCATTGAAGAAATTGTTACAGGCAGGATGCCGCATCCAAAGCGCAAGCGTATCTGCCCCAAATGTGCATACTTCGAGTTCTGCTTCTGTGGTGAGGGCGGCGAATGA